A single window of Hyphomicrobiales bacterium DNA harbors:
- a CDS encoding Peptide/nickel transport system substrate-binding protein, with protein sequence MTSLSSKFAAILLGLSLAAAPGALLAKDKLTIDLVNEPSSLDPQVQWNPDSYYVYRNIFDNLLTRDDKGDIIPQVAKSWKYVSDTEIEFQIRDDIAFHDGKKLTAEDVAFSVQRITDPKFGSPQLGQFNKIIKAEATSPTTVKLTTDGAYPALLAQLTKLSIVPKHVVEAVGKDAFNLKPVGSGPYKFDNWQRGVQVTLTANPDYWGEKGPFPTAVFRAVPDASTRVANLQAGTSDIAVTLDSDLAEQLKSSARAKVLSVLTERVAYLRLNPTKPPFDNTKVRQAVAYAIDKDGLIDGILGGYDKPVPEMLTPSHVGWVADIKAPSYDLDKARALVAEAGPAAKAEIELATSPVFDQRIVQAIQQMLAEAGLNVKINMSDMANYLKRAQGGLDATPALSFGRWSCSCQDADGVLFPLLHKSSSWSVYRNDKADALLEDARATLDEKKRLEDYRQIHEIVAEDVPLVPLYQVAAIYGAAKPLQWQPSPGESLFLNRMSWKE encoded by the coding sequence ATGACGTCACTTAGCTCTAAATTCGCAGCAATTTTACTTGGGCTGTCTCTTGCAGCTGCGCCGGGCGCACTTCTCGCCAAGGATAAGCTGACAATCGATCTCGTCAATGAGCCATCCTCGCTCGATCCACAGGTGCAATGGAACCCCGACAGCTACTACGTCTACCGTAACATCTTCGACAATCTGCTGACCCGGGACGACAAGGGTGACATCATTCCCCAAGTCGCGAAATCCTGGAAATACGTGTCGGACACCGAGATCGAATTTCAGATCCGTGACGACATCGCCTTCCATGACGGCAAGAAACTGACCGCCGAGGATGTCGCCTTCAGCGTGCAACGCATCACCGATCCGAAGTTCGGCAGCCCTCAGCTCGGGCAGTTCAACAAGATCATCAAGGCCGAGGCTACAAGCCCGACGACGGTCAAATTGACGACCGACGGCGCCTATCCCGCGCTGCTCGCCCAGCTCACCAAGCTGTCGATCGTGCCGAAACACGTGGTCGAGGCCGTCGGCAAGGATGCTTTCAACCTGAAACCGGTCGGCAGCGGGCCCTACAAGTTCGACAACTGGCAGCGAGGCGTGCAGGTGACGCTCACGGCGAACCCGGACTATTGGGGTGAGAAGGGCCCCTTCCCGACCGCCGTGTTCCGAGCCGTACCGGACGCGTCAACGCGTGTCGCCAATCTGCAGGCAGGCACCAGCGATATCGCCGTGACGCTCGATTCCGATCTGGCCGAGCAGCTCAAGTCCTCGGCGAGGGCCAAGGTGCTCTCGGTGCTGACCGAGCGCGTCGCTTATCTTCGCCTCAACCCGACAAAGCCTCCCTTCGACAATACGAAGGTCAGGCAGGCGGTGGCTTATGCGATCGACAAGGACGGCCTGATCGACGGTATTCTCGGGGGTTACGACAAACCCGTGCCGGAGATGCTGACACCCTCGCATGTGGGCTGGGTCGCCGATATCAAGGCTCCGTCTTACGACCTCGACAAGGCCAGGGCCTTGGTCGCCGAGGCAGGTCCCGCGGCCAAGGCCGAGATCGAACTCGCGACGTCACCTGTCTTCGACCAGCGCATCGTGCAGGCGATCCAGCAGATGCTGGCCGAGGCCGGGTTGAACGTGAAGATCAACATGTCGGACATGGCGAATTATCTGAAGCGCGCCCAGGGCGGCCTCGACGCGACGCCCGCGCTGAGCTTCGGCCGGTGGTCGTGCTCCTGCCAGGATGCCGACGGTGTTCTCTTCCCGCTCCTCCACAAGAGCAGTTCCTGGTCCGTCTATCGCAATGACAAGGCCGATGCCTTGCTTGAGGACGCCCGCGCCACGCTCGATGAGAAGAAGCGGCTCGAGGACTATCGGCAGATCCACGAGATTGTCGCCGAGGATGTGCCGCTTGTGCCCCTTTACCAGGTCGCGGCCATCTATGGCGCGGCCAAGCCTCTACAGTGGCAGCCCTCGCCCGGCGAGAGCCTCTTCCTCAATCGCATGAGCTGGAAGGAATAG
- a CDS encoding DNA-binding GntR family transcriptional regulator, which translates to MHMLDRSSPFLTTVPPGPATKNAVAGQVLRHALLTCDIVPGSAFSEVEIELRYRLGRASIRGALAGLAGEGLVTPLPRQGWRAAPITGALISSLIAARRQIEPILAKRKLSAAEISRLESLVMLDVALTGRGDIQAITTARVTDRQIMDVIAIESGVFQRKWLTETWDHCTRVLAFLETGDIKYHPASRADLVTALRAGDARQASAELLRDIDAFEHFVGQAVLKRSDFTMGAVEKRSARRIRDKSTSNATTSVPPIGTLDTPRRS; encoded by the coding sequence ATGCATATGCTCGATCGATCTTCACCGTTTCTGACCACGGTACCGCCCGGACCTGCGACCAAGAATGCAGTCGCCGGGCAGGTGCTCCGCCACGCCCTGCTAACCTGTGACATCGTGCCGGGTTCGGCCTTCTCCGAGGTCGAAATCGAACTCCGTTACAGGCTGGGGCGAGCGAGCATCCGTGGGGCACTCGCAGGCCTTGCCGGGGAAGGCCTCGTGACGCCCCTGCCGCGTCAGGGCTGGCGCGCCGCGCCGATAACCGGGGCTCTGATCAGCAGCCTCATTGCGGCGCGGCGCCAGATCGAGCCAATCCTGGCAAAACGCAAGCTCTCGGCTGCCGAAATTTCTCGCCTTGAATCGCTCGTAATGCTCGATGTGGCTCTCACGGGCAGGGGAGATATCCAAGCCATTACCACCGCGCGCGTCACCGACCGCCAGATCATGGACGTCATCGCGATCGAGAGCGGGGTTTTCCAGCGCAAATGGCTCACGGAGACCTGGGACCATTGCACCCGGGTTCTGGCCTTCCTCGAGACCGGTGATATCAAGTATCATCCAGCATCCCGAGCCGATCTCGTTACGGCGCTGCGGGCCGGCGACGCGAGGCAAGCCAGCGCGGAACTGCTTCGCGATATCGACGCTTTCGAACATTTTGTCGGGCAGGCAGTGCTGAAGCGCTCCGATTTCACAATGGGCGCTGTGGAAAAACGATCCGCGCGCCGTATTCGCGACAAGTCGACATCAAATGCAACGACGAGCGTGCCGCCTATCGGGACATTGGATACGCCACGCAGATCTTGA
- a CDS encoding GntR family transcriptional regulator has protein sequence MDLPDGSRGPSAFRFRESGKGYKGHDVMDPIREPALPSSARAGRSDLQRSNLVDQIHDELHRRITDRLMTAGERIIIDKLAAEFGVSLIPVREALARLKVERLVTHESNKGYRVAPAPEGFEMRKLFEARLVVELGALEQGFANLTDALVEQLAAINATIRNGDYGPEFASFRDFIDRNAHFHRLIVGLAQNPFIDEAYSTLGYHQRVAQTLFGRGPDNLDMIVSEHDAIVEALRQRDLAAAKQALGDHIRHGMDPYLT, from the coding sequence TTGGACCTGCCCGACGGTTCGCGCGGCCCATCGGCTTTCCGCTTCCGAGAATCGGGCAAAGGCTATAAAGGTCACGATGTGATGGACCCCATACGCGAGCCTGCTTTGCCTTCTTCCGCCCGCGCAGGACGGAGCGATCTGCAGCGCTCCAATCTGGTCGACCAGATTCACGACGAGTTGCACCGGCGCATCACGGACCGGCTCATGACCGCCGGCGAGCGCATCATCATCGACAAGCTCGCGGCTGAATTCGGCGTCAGCCTCATTCCCGTGCGTGAGGCGCTCGCCCGCCTCAAGGTCGAACGGCTGGTCACTCATGAATCGAACAAGGGCTATCGTGTCGCCCCGGCCCCCGAGGGCTTCGAGATGCGCAAGCTCTTCGAGGCACGGCTCGTCGTGGAACTGGGGGCACTCGAGCAAGGCTTCGCCAATCTCACCGACGCACTCGTCGAACAACTCGCCGCCATCAATGCGACCATTCGCAATGGTGACTATGGCCCAGAGTTCGCGAGCTTTCGCGACTTCATCGATCGCAATGCCCATTTCCACCGGCTGATCGTCGGGCTCGCCCAGAATCCGTTCATCGACGAGGCCTACAGCACGCTGGGCTATCATCAACGCGTTGCCCAGACGCTGTTCGGGCGTGGGCCCGACAATCTGGACATGATCGTGAGCGAACACGACGCCATCGTCGAGGCCTTGCGTCAACGCGATCTTGCAGCCGCGAAACAGGCGCTCGGCGACCATATCCGCCACGGCATGGACCCCTACCTGACATAA
- a CDS encoding Crotonobetainyl-CoA:carnitine CoA-transferase CaiB-like acyl-CoA transferase — MSAATHSSSSVLRGVRVLDLTIAMAGPLATSRMSDLGADVIKIESPTGDFSRQWPIDGYWHGEESSAFLMLNRGKRGICLDLKQPSSQQVLHRLVAQSDILVQNFRPRVAAKLGIDFATLNRINPKLVYVAISGYGDEGPMVDRPGQDLLVQSFSGLAFNAGTDDGLPHPSPVYMVDTCASHLATEAALSGYIEAQRTGQGREFKVSLLAAALEIQIQEISTFLNTGRLAPRSERPFASVYMEPPYGIYRTADGFLAIAQARFPALADAFGDPELAGLGEEAPPHADVEARRRWRDKAAGHVARHVAKYTTEDLISRLTPLDIWVNPVQSYADLAKHEQFRPFVTEIDHAGGPYRTLAPAIDTGETRRFKTAPRLGEHTDEVLAELGFDDSARQALHTTGAAR; from the coding sequence GTGTCCGCCGCAACTCATTCCTCCAGTTCCGTCCTCAGGGGCGTCAGAGTCCTCGATTTGACGATCGCCATGGCTGGCCCGTTGGCAACGTCGCGCATGAGCGATCTCGGCGCCGACGTCATCAAGATCGAGTCCCCCACCGGGGATTTCTCCCGGCAATGGCCGATCGACGGCTATTGGCACGGTGAGGAGTCGAGTGCGTTCCTCATGCTCAATCGCGGCAAGCGTGGCATATGCCTCGACCTGAAGCAGCCTTCGTCGCAGCAAGTCTTGCACCGGCTCGTCGCCCAGTCCGATATTCTGGTGCAGAACTTCCGGCCGCGCGTCGCCGCGAAGCTCGGCATCGATTTCGCCACGCTCAATCGCATCAACCCAAAGCTGGTCTACGTGGCCATCAGCGGTTACGGCGACGAGGGGCCGATGGTCGACAGGCCGGGCCAGGACCTTCTGGTGCAGTCCTTCTCCGGTTTGGCATTCAACGCGGGCACGGACGATGGCCTGCCCCATCCCTCGCCGGTCTATATGGTCGATACCTGCGCCTCGCATCTGGCGACGGAGGCCGCGCTGTCCGGCTACATCGAGGCCCAGCGCACGGGCCAGGGGCGCGAGTTCAAGGTATCGCTGCTCGCCGCCGCTCTGGAAATCCAGATCCAGGAGATCTCCACTTTTCTCAACACCGGGCGTCTGGCACCACGGTCCGAACGGCCTTTCGCCAGCGTGTACATGGAGCCGCCCTACGGCATCTACCGGACCGCGGACGGCTTCCTCGCGATCGCGCAGGCACGCTTTCCCGCTCTTGCCGATGCCTTCGGAGATCCGGAGCTCGCCGGGCTCGGCGAGGAAGCGCCGCCCCACGCCGATGTCGAGGCGCGCCGCCGCTGGCGCGACAAGGCGGCGGGCCATGTCGCGCGGCATGTCGCCAAATATACGACAGAAGATCTGATCAGCCGGCTGACCCCGCTCGATATCTGGGTCAATCCGGTTCAGAGCTACGCGGATCTCGCAAAGCACGAGCAGTTCCGCCCCTTTGTCACGGAGATTGACCACGCCGGCGGTCCCTATCGTACCCTGGCGCCAGCAATCGACACTGGTGAGACACGCAGGTTCAAGACAGCGCCACGCCTCGGCGAGCATACCGACGAGGTGCTGGCGGAACTCGGCTTCGACGACAGCGCGCGTCAGGCGCTGCACACTACGGGAGCGGCCCGATGA
- a CDS encoding Short chain enoyl-CoA hydratase, with the protein MKADIYVEQDGHVAELVLNRPAKLNTMTPAMFKLLRELSQEINQTRSIHVVVLRGEGERAFCAGTDINTLKEYEDFWDWRNRVDYVTQIRAIRQPVIAVLRGWALGGGHELAVASDIRIAARSAVLGSPEIGLGWVGAGGTSQYLPRLVGYGQAMRILLTGQRITADEALRIGLVEEVVDDDEVLPRARALARQIASYSPVATQATKAAVRAGMNGNLDLGLQIENELMALCFAAGNDKAGAQMFNARKTP; encoded by the coding sequence ATGAAGGCGGACATATATGTTGAGCAGGACGGGCATGTGGCTGAGCTCGTGCTCAACCGGCCGGCCAAGCTGAACACCATGACCCCGGCGATGTTCAAGCTGCTGCGCGAATTGAGCCAGGAGATCAACCAGACGCGTTCCATCCACGTCGTTGTGCTGAGGGGGGAGGGCGAGCGGGCGTTTTGTGCCGGCACAGACATCAATACGCTCAAGGAATACGAAGACTTCTGGGATTGGCGCAATCGCGTCGACTATGTCACCCAGATCCGCGCCATTCGCCAGCCGGTCATTGCCGTTCTGCGTGGCTGGGCGCTCGGCGGCGGGCATGAACTCGCTGTTGCCTCCGACATTCGCATCGCCGCGCGCAGTGCGGTTCTCGGTTCGCCGGAAATCGGGCTGGGCTGGGTGGGAGCAGGTGGGACCTCCCAATATCTGCCACGCCTGGTCGGCTATGGACAGGCCATGCGGATCTTGCTCACGGGTCAGCGCATCACCGCCGACGAGGCCCTGCGGATCGGCCTCGTCGAGGAAGTGGTGGACGATGACGAGGTATTGCCGCGCGCCCGCGCGCTTGCCCGGCAGATCGCCAGCTATTCACCGGTCGCCACCCAAGCGACCAAGGCCGCTGTGCGGGCCGGCATGAACGGCAATCTTGATCTTGGCCTCCAGATCGAGAACGAATTGATGGCGCTGTGCTTCGCGGCCGGCAATGACAAGGCGGGCGCGCAGATGTTCAACGCGCGCAAGACGCCGTGA
- a CDS encoding Multiple sugar transport system substrate-binding protein → MAEGEKRSDRPLRGITWGHRRAIDPLVEASRVFAARHGGRSVEWTVRDLRAFEHQPLAEAIRDCDLLVFDHPFIGEIAGSGLFLSLDDVLARVPGGTAEATYAGPSLRSYRWQGKVWGAPVDAATMNAIYRPDLLRPFECPVPRQWEEVIALGRAARRQGLWLGLANGDHHGFLAVGTLMHNRGARWTETPEGGLVFDLDAFARAVDALDEVNSYAHPDSGHFNSIALHDAMTTRDDLVYCPLTYGYATYGEADFGQRRLAFGPFPGLDAPQCAGTLVGGAAVGITAHCADPEAARAYVAFLLQSETQDDIFASHHGQPATMSAWADGAIDQAFNGYFLAVGETLQQAAIRPRFKGFGRFEKQAGHHVGSYLRKETKRSALLAAMRDLVDATQARAVA, encoded by the coding sequence ATGGCGGAAGGGGAGAAGCGGTCAGACAGGCCGCTGCGCGGGATAACTTGGGGGCATCGGCGCGCGATCGACCCTTTGGTCGAGGCGAGCCGGGTCTTTGCCGCGCGGCACGGCGGCCGCAGCGTCGAATGGACGGTTCGTGATCTCAGGGCCTTTGAGCACCAGCCTCTCGCCGAGGCCATCCGCGATTGCGATCTCCTGGTGTTCGATCATCCCTTCATCGGAGAGATTGCGGGCTCGGGCCTGTTCCTTTCGCTCGATGACGTGCTGGCGCGGGTTCCAGGCGGCACGGCCGAGGCGACTTACGCTGGGCCATCGCTGAGAAGCTACCGCTGGCAGGGGAAGGTCTGGGGTGCGCCGGTCGATGCGGCGACCATGAACGCGATCTACCGCCCGGACCTGCTGCGGCCATTCGAGTGTCCCGTGCCCCGGCAATGGGAGGAGGTGATTGCGCTGGGCCGCGCCGCGCGTCGGCAGGGGCTTTGGCTCGGCCTCGCCAATGGCGATCACCACGGCTTTCTGGCGGTCGGCACGCTGATGCACAACAGAGGCGCGCGTTGGACGGAGACGCCCGAGGGAGGCCTTGTCTTCGATCTGGATGCGTTCGCCCGCGCGGTGGATGCTCTCGATGAGGTCAACAGCTATGCGCATCCGGACAGTGGGCATTTCAACTCCATCGCCCTGCATGACGCGATGACGACCCGTGATGATCTCGTCTACTGCCCGTTGACCTATGGCTACGCGACCTATGGCGAAGCCGATTTCGGCCAGCGGCGCTTGGCCTTCGGTCCCTTCCCCGGGCTCGATGCGCCGCAATGCGCGGGGACGTTGGTCGGCGGCGCGGCCGTCGGTATAACGGCGCATTGCGCCGATCCCGAAGCTGCGAGAGCCTATGTCGCCTTCCTGCTGCAAAGCGAAACCCAAGACGACATCTTCGCCAGCCATCACGGCCAGCCGGCGACGATGTCGGCTTGGGCGGACGGCGCGATCGATCAAGCCTTCAACGGCTATTTTTTAGCGGTGGGGGAGACGCTGCAGCAGGCTGCGATCCGCCCTCGCTTCAAAGGCTTCGGCCGTTTTGAAAAGCAGGCCGGCCATCATGTCGGTTCTTACCTGAGAAAGGAGACGAAGCGGTCGGCATTACTGGCGGCGATGCGCGACCTCGTGGACGCGACGCAGGCTCGGGCTGTGGCCTGA
- a CDS encoding hypothetical protein (Evidence 5 : Unknown function) produces the protein MKAETLSPKMMRSVERTGEYSIWQRGKPWDKPVSGAGGLLLPSEAGDRDIFGIRSPLLKEIGRVT, from the coding sequence ATGAAAGCGGAGACACTGTCTCCCAAGATGATGAGATCGGTCGAACGGACCGGCGAATATTCAATCTGGCAGCGCGGCAAGCCTTGGGACAAGCCCGTCTCGGGGGCTGGCGGGTTGCTTCTGCCCAGTGAGGCCGGCGACCGCGATATCTTCGGTATCAGGTCGCCCTTGCTGAAGGAAATCGGGAGGGTCACATGA
- a CDS encoding Tripartite ATP-independent transporter DctP family solute receptor, whose translation MKSFKNLVGVCMAAAALALAAPAQAQTVLRIGTGQAAAELQNVILQEVATRVKERTGGKLVLELFPGGQLGSERDVHEQVKMGAPIITIVDSGYFASYATKDVGILSAPFVFKDYEEVTKVLKSDLAKSWLAQGEKNGIKMLAFNWFFGDRHIVGRKGYPKVSDLAHVKFRLAPIPIYIDSFKALGVSPVTLDFAEVYSALQQGVVDAAEGPTGSIYSSKLYEPAPFITKTGHVKQVLGLMMNKTVFDSLPADHRAVLIEEMLAGGERYSKQGAERQGELQAQMQKAGATFVTPDIEDYKAAVMPIYKDYKDWSPGLLDKVRAIVGAQM comes from the coding sequence ATGAAATCATTCAAGAACCTGGTCGGCGTTTGTATGGCTGCGGCAGCACTCGCATTGGCGGCGCCCGCTCAGGCTCAGACGGTCTTGCGTATTGGCACGGGCCAGGCTGCGGCCGAATTGCAGAACGTCATCCTGCAGGAGGTCGCCACGCGGGTGAAGGAGCGCACGGGCGGCAAGCTCGTGCTCGAACTGTTCCCGGGAGGGCAGCTCGGCAGCGAACGTGACGTGCATGAGCAGGTGAAGATGGGCGCGCCTATCATCACGATTGTCGATTCCGGCTATTTTGCCAGCTATGCGACCAAGGATGTCGGGATCCTCTCGGCACCTTTCGTGTTCAAGGACTATGAAGAAGTCACGAAGGTCCTCAAGTCCGATCTTGCCAAGAGCTGGCTTGCCCAGGGCGAGAAGAACGGCATCAAGATGCTCGCGTTCAACTGGTTCTTCGGCGATCGCCACATCGTGGGCCGCAAGGGTTACCCCAAGGTCAGCGATCTCGCTCATGTGAAATTCAGGCTCGCCCCGATCCCGATCTACATCGATTCATTCAAGGCGCTCGGCGTTTCACCCGTGACGCTTGACTTTGCCGAGGTCTACAGCGCCCTCCAACAGGGCGTGGTCGATGCCGCCGAAGGCCCGACGGGCTCGATCTACAGCTCGAAGCTCTATGAGCCCGCGCCTTTCATCACCAAGACTGGTCACGTCAAGCAAGTGCTCGGGCTCATGATGAACAAGACCGTCTTCGACAGCCTTCCCGCCGACCATCGCGCCGTTCTGATCGAGGAAATGCTGGCCGGCGGCGAGCGCTACAGCAAGCAGGGCGCGGAACGCCAGGGCGAATTGCAAGCGCAGATGCAAAAGGCGGGCGCGACATTCGTCACCCCCGACATCGAGGACTACAAGGCGGCCGTCATGCCGATCTACAAGGACTATAAGGACTGGAGCCCCGGCCTGCTGGACAAGGTTCGGGCCATTGTCGGCGCTCAGATGTAA
- a CDS encoding TRAP-type C4-dicarboxylate transport system permease small subunit, with amino-acid sequence MFAKRFVQWAENTLPGSLLALMTVLVIIDVLCRYILNVSFAGSAEVATALFVWLVFLGSAGAVRKLQHIGIEGFSVFIPKAGKPWLHLAMSGAILLVSLHMVRIGYNLSMNSWDREIDMVGVPYFYVYIAIPISFALIAIHSLTQVIDILRNWQEAECVRLKNYTDPEV; translated from the coding sequence ATGTTCGCAAAGCGCTTCGTGCAATGGGCGGAAAATACTCTCCCAGGCTCACTGCTCGCATTGATGACAGTTCTGGTGATCATCGATGTGCTCTGCCGCTATATCCTCAATGTCAGCTTCGCCGGTTCCGCCGAAGTCGCGACCGCGCTGTTCGTGTGGCTCGTCTTCCTCGGAAGCGCCGGCGCAGTCCGGAAGTTACAGCACATAGGCATCGAGGGCTTCTCAGTATTTATCCCGAAGGCGGGCAAGCCGTGGCTCCACCTTGCGATGTCCGGGGCCATCCTTCTCGTGTCGCTGCATATGGTCAGGATCGGCTATAACCTGAGTATGAATTCGTGGGATCGCGAAATCGATATGGTCGGAGTGCCGTATTTCTATGTCTATATCGCCATACCCATAAGCTTTGCCCTAATCGCAATCCATTCTCTTACTCAGGTCATCGATATTCTGCGCAATTGGCAAGAGGCTGAATGCGTGCGGCTCAAGAACTATACCGATCCGGAGGTCTGA
- a CDS encoding Tripartite ATP-independent transporter DctM subunit: MTLMLIGVMALIGLGMPIAFAVLIPCALYFVAAGLPEALFAQRIASGTASFPMLAIPFFVLAGEIMQRGGIARRLIDVARVSVGHMRGGLAQVGVLGGALISAVSGSATADTAILAKTVSREMVREGYPRGFAASVAAVAGVLGPLIPPSIMMILYGLMAEVSIGRLFMAGVLPGLVVAVALMIANLLVMKQHAIEIPLQPKATAGDLLQAVKRGFWALMFPVFVWVGLRGGLFTPTELGAFVALYCLIVSVFVYKELKLEDLPAIFQESALLTAIIMFILASSTGLNYAIAWERLPQAIANWFLMASDNKFVILMIINVVLLLLGLALEGPPLLIILTPILVPLMTGLGVDLVHFGVILVFNLTLGALTPPVATLIFVASTIVGCTSSEFMRYFWLIFGMLLVALLIITYVPAISLFLPNLIYG, encoded by the coding sequence ATGACACTCATGCTCATCGGTGTCATGGCCCTTATTGGTCTCGGTATGCCGATCGCTTTTGCGGTCCTTATCCCCTGCGCGTTGTATTTCGTCGCGGCGGGATTGCCTGAAGCCCTGTTTGCGCAGCGCATCGCGAGCGGCACGGCGTCGTTTCCGATGCTGGCCATCCCGTTCTTCGTCCTCGCCGGCGAGATCATGCAGCGGGGCGGCATCGCGCGGCGCCTCATTGATGTCGCCCGTGTGTCGGTCGGCCATATGCGGGGCGGGCTCGCGCAGGTGGGCGTATTGGGTGGGGCTCTGATCAGCGCAGTGTCCGGTTCGGCGACCGCGGACACGGCCATTCTCGCGAAGACCGTGTCTCGCGAAATGGTGCGCGAGGGCTATCCGCGGGGCTTCGCGGCCTCGGTGGCCGCGGTCGCCGGCGTCCTCGGCCCTCTCATTCCGCCCAGCATCATGATGATCCTCTATGGGCTCATGGCCGAGGTGTCTATCGGCAGGCTGTTCATGGCCGGCGTGCTGCCCGGCCTTGTCGTGGCGGTTGCACTGATGATCGCCAATCTCCTCGTCATGAAGCAGCATGCCATCGAGATCCCGCTCCAGCCAAAGGCGACGGCCGGGGACCTCTTGCAGGCGGTCAAGCGCGGCTTCTGGGCTTTGATGTTTCCCGTCTTCGTCTGGGTCGGCCTGCGGGGCGGCCTGTTCACGCCAACCGAGCTTGGCGCGTTTGTCGCCCTTTACTGCCTCATCGTCAGCGTCTTCGTGTACAAGGAACTGAAGCTCGAGGACCTGCCGGCAATTTTCCAGGAATCGGCGCTACTCACGGCGATTATCATGTTCATCCTGGCTTCGAGCACAGGGCTTAACTATGCGATTGCCTGGGAGAGGCTGCCGCAAGCGATTGCGAACTGGTTCCTGATGGCCAGCGACAACAAGTTCGTCATCCTGATGATCATCAACGTGGTGCTGCTCCTGCTCGGCCTCGCCCTGGAGGGGCCGCCACTGCTGATCATCCTGACGCCGATCCTCGTGCCGCTGATGACGGGCCTCGGCGTCGATCTCGTGCATTTCGGCGTCATCCTGGTGTTCAATCTGACATTGGGCGCGCTAACGCCGCCGGTGGCGACCCTGATCTTCGTGGCGAGTACAATCGTTGGATGCACGTCATCCGAGTTCATGCGGTATTTCTGGCTCATTTTCGGGATGCTGCTGGTCGCTCTACTTATAATTACGTACGTTCCCGCGATCAGCTTGTTCCTGCCGAACCTGATCTATGGCTGA
- the atoB gene encoding acetyl-CoA acetyltransferase, whose product MDKDPIIIASIARTPMGGFQGELKAASAPELGAVAVKAAVERATLAGDDIDEVLMGNVLSAGVGQAPARQAALGAGLPQAVPCTTVSKVCGSGMKAVMLAHDLIAAGSADVVVAGGMESMTNAPYLLDRARQGLRLGHGRVLDHMFLDGLEDAYDKGRLMGSFAEDTAQHYQFTREMQDRYALTSLERAKRAIADGDFLSEIVPVPSGQDAIRIDEQPGKAKPDKIPTLKPAFRADGTVTAANASSISDGAAALVLMRLSEAERRGITPVAVIRGHAGHARAPAWFSTAPVGALETLFAKTGWNKADVDLFEINEAFAVVVLAAMRELDLPHDKINVNGGACALGHPIGASGARILVTLTAALERRGLRKGIATLCIGGGEATAVAIERL is encoded by the coding sequence TTGGACAAGGATCCCATCATCATCGCCTCCATCGCACGGACCCCGATGGGTGGCTTCCAGGGCGAGCTGAAGGCAGCCTCCGCGCCGGAGCTCGGAGCTGTTGCCGTGAAGGCCGCCGTGGAGCGCGCGACGCTTGCCGGCGACGACATCGACGAAGTGCTGATGGGTAATGTGCTCAGCGCCGGCGTCGGCCAGGCACCGGCGCGTCAGGCCGCCCTCGGAGCGGGTTTGCCGCAAGCCGTCCCCTGCACGACCGTCAGCAAGGTCTGCGGTTCCGGCATGAAGGCCGTGATGCTGGCGCACGATCTGATCGCGGCCGGAAGTGCCGACGTCGTGGTGGCCGGCGGCATGGAGAGCATGACCAATGCGCCCTATCTGCTCGACCGCGCGCGCCAGGGTCTGCGCCTCGGCCACGGACGCGTGCTCGACCACATGTTCCTCGACGGCCTGGAGGATGCCTACGACAAGGGCCGGCTGATGGGCAGCTTCGCAGAGGACACCGCGCAGCACTACCAGTTCACACGTGAGATGCAGGATCGCTATGCGCTGACCTCGCTCGAACGCGCCAAGCGTGCCATCGCCGATGGAGATTTTTTGTCGGAGATCGTACCCGTGCCCTCAGGCCAGGACGCCATCCGCATCGACGAACAGCCCGGGAAAGCGAAGCCCGATAAAATCCCGACGCTGAAGCCCGCTTTCCGCGCCGACGGCACTGTGACGGCCGCCAATGCGTCCTCCATCTCGGACGGCGCCGCGGCACTCGTCTTGATGCGCCTCTCGGAAGCGGAGCGCCGGGGGATCACGCCCGTCGCGGTCATTCGCGGCCACGCCGGCCATGCGCGTGCACCGGCCTGGTTCAGCACGGCCCCGGTCGGCGCGCTTGAAACCTTGTTCGCCAAGACGGGCTGGAACAAGGCCGATGTCGATCTGTTCGAGATCAACGAGGCTTTCGCCGTGGTCGTTCTGGCGGCCATGCGCGAGCTCGACCTGCCGCACGACAAGATCAATGTGAATGGGGGCGCCTGCGCGCTCGGCCATCCTATCGGCGCGTCCGGTGCGCGTATCCTCGTCACTCTCACAGCCGCGCTCGAGCGGCGCGGCTTGCGGAAGGGCATCGCGACGCTCTGCATCGGAGGCGGGGAGGCGACCGCCGTCGCTATCGAGCGGCTTTAG